Proteins encoded together in one Benincasa hispida cultivar B227 chromosome 1, ASM972705v1, whole genome shotgun sequence window:
- the LOC120070286 gene encoding homogentisate 1,2-dioxygenase isoform X2: MDAQLVGETDGRDFPSDLPYLSGFNNHFSSEAIPGALPQSQNSPLICPFGLYAEQISGTSFTSPRKSNLCSWLYRIKPSVTHEPFRQRLPKNEKLISEFNASNCSSTPTQLRWRPADVPDSPVDFVDGLYTVCGAGSSFLRHGFAIHMYTANKSMENCAFCNADGDFLIVPQSGRLWIITECGRLEVCPGEIVVLPQGFRFVVYLPDGPSRGYVAEIFGSHFQLPDLGLIGANGLAAPRDFLAPVAWFEKSSSPGYTIVQKFGGELFTAIQDFSPFNVVSWHGNYVPYKYDLSKFCPYNTVLFDHSDPSINTVLTAPTDKPGVALLDFVIFPPRWLVAEHTFRPPYYHRNCMSEFMGLIYGGYEAKADGFLPGGASLHNCMTPHGPDTKTLLLLEGPMLDHTKSLAQWHLCLNQV; the protein is encoded by the exons aTGGATGCTCAATTGGTCGGCGAAACGGACGGCAGAGATTTTCCTTCGGACCTCCCTTACTTGTCCGGCTTCAACAACCATTTCTCGTCGGAGGCGATTCCCGGTGCTCTTCCTCAATCCCAAAATAGTCCTCTCATATGTCCCTTCGGCCTCTATGCCGAGCAGATCTCTGGCACTTCCTTTACATCGCCTCGCAAATCCAACTTGTGCAG TTGGCTGTATCGGATTAAGCCGTCGGTCACGCATGAACCGTTTAGGCAACGTTTGCCTAAAAACGAGAAGTTGATCAGTGAATTTAATGCATCAAATTGTTCATCGACTCCGACTCAGCTAAGGTGGAGACCGGCGGATGTCCCTGATTCACCGGTGGATTTCGTTGATGGACTGTACACTGTCTGCGGAGCTGGCAGTTCGTTTCTCCGCCATGGGTTTGCTATTCACAT GTACACAGCCAATAAGTCGATGGAGAACTGTGCGTTCTGTAATGCTGATGGCGACTTCTTGATAGTTCCTCAGAGTGGAA GGCTGTGGATTATTACAGAGTGTGGTAGACTGGAAGTTTGTCCAGGTGAAATAGTGGTTTTACCTCAAGGTTTTCGCTTTGTTGTTTATCTGCCTGATGGTCCATCACGTGGCTACGTAGCTGAGATTTTTGGTAGTCATTTCCAGCTTCCTGACCTTGGACTGATAG GTGCTAATGGTCTTGCTGCACCAAGGGATTTCCTTGCACCTGTAGCCTGGTTTGAGAAGAGTTCTAGTCCTGGTTACACAATTGTTCAAAAATTTGGTGGGGAATTGTTTACTGCAATACAAGACTTTTCTCCCTTTAATGTAGTTTCCTGGCATGGAAATTATGTTCCCTATAAG TACGATCTCAGTAAGTTCTGCCCTTACAATACTGTGTTGTTTGATCACAGTGATCCGTCAATAAATACAG TATTAACGGCGCCAACTGATAAACCTGGAGTAGCATTACTCGACTTTGTCATTTTCCCTCCCAGATGGCTTGTTGCTGAACACACATTCCGTCCTCCATATTACCATCGTAACTGCATGAGTGAATTTATGGGTCTCATATATGGAGGCTACGAG GCAAAAGCTGATGGGTTTCTCCCCGGAGGGGCCAGCCTTCATAATTGCATGACTCCCCATGGTCCTGATACTAAAAC GCTACTATTGCTCGAGGGACCGATGTTGGACCATACAAAATCACTGGCACAATGGCATTTATGTTTGAATCAAGTTTGA
- the LOC120070286 gene encoding homogentisate 1,2-dioxygenase isoform X1, giving the protein MDAQLVGETDGRDFPSDLPYLSGFNNHFSSEAIPGALPQSQNSPLICPFGLYAEQISGTSFTSPRKSNLCSWLYRIKPSVTHEPFRQRLPKNEKLISEFNASNCSSTPTQLRWRPADVPDSPVDFVDGLYTVCGAGSSFLRHGFAIHMYTANKSMENCAFCNADGDFLIVPQSGRLWIITECGRLEVCPGEIVVLPQGFRFVVYLPDGPSRGYVAEIFGSHFQLPDLGLIGANGLAAPRDFLAPVAWFEKSSSPGYTIVQKFGGELFTAIQDFSPFNVVSWHGNYVPYKYDLSKFCPYNTVLFDHSDPSINTVLTAPTDKPGVALLDFVIFPPRWLVAEHTFRPPYYHRNCMSEFMGLIYGGYEAKADGFLPGGASLHNCMTPHGPDTKTYEATIARGTDVGPYKITGTMAFMFESSLIARVCSWALESPFMDHDYYQCWIGLKSHFKIEATGDTDPQKVRTESENGRQIG; this is encoded by the exons aTGGATGCTCAATTGGTCGGCGAAACGGACGGCAGAGATTTTCCTTCGGACCTCCCTTACTTGTCCGGCTTCAACAACCATTTCTCGTCGGAGGCGATTCCCGGTGCTCTTCCTCAATCCCAAAATAGTCCTCTCATATGTCCCTTCGGCCTCTATGCCGAGCAGATCTCTGGCACTTCCTTTACATCGCCTCGCAAATCCAACTTGTGCAG TTGGCTGTATCGGATTAAGCCGTCGGTCACGCATGAACCGTTTAGGCAACGTTTGCCTAAAAACGAGAAGTTGATCAGTGAATTTAATGCATCAAATTGTTCATCGACTCCGACTCAGCTAAGGTGGAGACCGGCGGATGTCCCTGATTCACCGGTGGATTTCGTTGATGGACTGTACACTGTCTGCGGAGCTGGCAGTTCGTTTCTCCGCCATGGGTTTGCTATTCACAT GTACACAGCCAATAAGTCGATGGAGAACTGTGCGTTCTGTAATGCTGATGGCGACTTCTTGATAGTTCCTCAGAGTGGAA GGCTGTGGATTATTACAGAGTGTGGTAGACTGGAAGTTTGTCCAGGTGAAATAGTGGTTTTACCTCAAGGTTTTCGCTTTGTTGTTTATCTGCCTGATGGTCCATCACGTGGCTACGTAGCTGAGATTTTTGGTAGTCATTTCCAGCTTCCTGACCTTGGACTGATAG GTGCTAATGGTCTTGCTGCACCAAGGGATTTCCTTGCACCTGTAGCCTGGTTTGAGAAGAGTTCTAGTCCTGGTTACACAATTGTTCAAAAATTTGGTGGGGAATTGTTTACTGCAATACAAGACTTTTCTCCCTTTAATGTAGTTTCCTGGCATGGAAATTATGTTCCCTATAAG TACGATCTCAGTAAGTTCTGCCCTTACAATACTGTGTTGTTTGATCACAGTGATCCGTCAATAAATACAG TATTAACGGCGCCAACTGATAAACCTGGAGTAGCATTACTCGACTTTGTCATTTTCCCTCCCAGATGGCTTGTTGCTGAACACACATTCCGTCCTCCATATTACCATCGTAACTGCATGAGTGAATTTATGGGTCTCATATATGGAGGCTACGAG GCAAAAGCTGATGGGTTTCTCCCCGGAGGGGCCAGCCTTCATAATTGCATGACTCCCCATGGTCCTGATACTAAAACGTATGAG GCTACTATTGCTCGAGGGACCGATGTTGGACCATACAAAATCACTGGCACAATGGCATTTATGTTTGAATCAAGTTTGATCGCCCGCGTATGTTCTTGGGCTCTCGAGTCCCCATTCATGGATCATGACTATTACCAATGCTGGATAGGActgaaatctcatttcaaaatTGAAGCAACTGGAGATACAGATCCACAGAAGGTAAGAACTGAGTCTGAAAACGGAAGACAAATTGgataa